One genomic region from Haloarcula taiwanensis encodes:
- a CDS encoding CopG family transcriptional regulator codes for MADYTTVSIPKDLAERVEETIEGTSFSSTSDLVRFLLRSIVVEHQREGELTEAQFQDITDQLRDLGYLE; via the coding sequence ATGGCTGACTACACCACAGTATCCATCCCGAAGGACCTCGCGGAGCGCGTCGAAGAGACTATCGAAGGGACGAGTTTCTCCAGTACGTCCGACCTCGTTCGGTTCCTGCTCCGGAGTATCGTCGTCGAACACCAGCGGGAAGGAGAACTGACCGAAGCACAGTTTCAGGATATCACCGACCAGTTGCGGGACTTGGGCTATCTGGAGTAG